A window of Gopherus evgoodei ecotype Sinaloan lineage unplaced genomic scaffold, rGopEvg1_v1.p scaffold_259_arrow_ctg1, whole genome shotgun sequence genomic DNA:
GCCAGGTGCCAGTATCGCTTCTCAGATCTGAGCCATCAGCCATTCTGGGGACCCAGAACCTGTTCCCCCACTGCCCGGTTACCCCAGCCATCTGAAGCACAGGGGGAGGAGTCCTCTGAATGGggagaacccccacccccaaaggatgGCAGAGCAGCTCTAATGCCCCTTGGGAGACCCCCATGCAGTGGGCTTACTTGCTCACCATGATCCGGTCCTTCctctggctctcagcccctggCTTGTCCCGCTCCGGCTCCCCCTTGTTGCGGGGCTGCTTCTGGGCCTTCTTGTTCTGGGCCTTGCTGATGGTGGAGGTGCAGTGTTTGGGCAGTAGCTTCCCAGGAGATAGAGACAGGGGCTCTGagcgagggaggggctgggagcttggAGGGCCAGGATTTGGCAGCCCCCCAGACGCACATagggtcccctccccccacaccccagtccTGGTGCAGGACACATCTCACCTGCCTGGCATCTGGCTTGTCTTGCCACAGAGCCACTGGCCACACTGATGCCCACCCCCACCGCCGCCAGGGCTCAGCAAGAAGCAGTCACTGGCCATTTGTTCCCTGGCAAGGCTACATGACTCCAACCACGGCCATCTCCATAGCCCCCAGCACCAAACAGCCCCGCAGGGCTTTGCCAGCCTGGAGAGCAGCCTGTGGAGGGCCGGCCACAGCCCTCAGTCAGCGCGCCCAGATGGTGAGCAATCCTGGTACATGCAACTGCTGCTGTGCACTCAGCTGGCACCTCAACAAGGTACCCCACCCAGGACCACgccacaccctgtgcccctcacctgCCCACCAAACCCCCGGCTGGAAGCAAACCCACCCAGTGCCATGCCACGCCCCATAACCCCCTTGCTCACTGATGTGCCCCCAGTCTGGCAGCTCCCCCGGTAccacccagccccatgcccaTGCCCATGCCCCTCACCTGCTCACAGAGGGGTCCCCAGGATGGCAGATCACCCAACACCCCCCAGCACCATGCCACACCCCTCACCTGCTCACTGAGTTTGCGCTGCTCGGCACATGCTCCATGATGCAGTTGGCAGCCTGCTTGGCGATCTCTTCCAGGAAGCTGTTGCATAGACCCAGGCTGCAGCTCTTCAGGTGGGGATACTGCGGAGAGAGGCCAGGGACGGCTCACGGCTCTGCTCCCCCACCTGGCACCTTCCAGCCACAGATCCCAAATGCCAGCCACTGAGCTTCTTACCCCATGGGGGAGgcaaccctgcccccccatgcaTTGTCCTGTGTGCCCCGTCTCCTCACCCACACATCTCCATGCATGCctgcccacccctccctcccGAGTTCTCCCCACATGGATCACCATGCATGCCCCCCGGCCCTCCCACAGGGGGGTTCTTCCCCTTTATATTGCCACCCGTGTCCCCATGTCCCCCCTAAATCCCCATGCATGTCCCCCATACCTCCCTGATGCATCACCATGCATGCTCCCCAGGCTCTCTCCAGGCAGTGCCCCTCCTCATGCATTACCCCCCAGCTACGCACCTCCTCTGGACACATGGGGTGGGTGCCGTGGGCAAAGTGGCTGCAGACGAGCGGGAAGATGATGGTGAAGCGCAGCATGGCCGGCTCCTCCATGGTCAGAGCAAACAGCTTCTCGAAGGTGCGGACATAGAAACTGTTGCGGTAGAAGGACACATCAgcacagctggggcaggaagagtctgtgtgtgcgcacacagctCTCCatgtaggtgtgtgcatgtgattccatgtttgtgtgtatgtgtgtgattcTGTATTCATGTGATTCTGTGTTTGTCTGCATGTGCAAGTCCATGTGCATGTGATCCCATGTTGTCTGTGCATGCATGTGCTTTTCCATGTAGGTATTTGCATGTGATTCTGCATGTGTGATTCTGTATTTGTGCGTATGTGTGTGATTCCAGGTGTGTGTGATTccgtgtttgtgtgtatgtgcgtgaTTCCATGTGTATGTGCTTCCATGTTTGTATGTTTGTGATTCTGTGTTTGTGTGCGCGTGCATGTGATTCCATGTGAGCAGCACCACCCCAGCCCCTTCACATTGCTCAGAGGCCTggatcccactggctgctgtgCCCTCTGCAACTGCATCTCAGTCCCTCATACCCTGGATCAGAGCCAGGTTCTGGGGGGCGTGGGTCTGAATGGGCCAAGCACAGGGACAGAAGCCAGGCCTTAGCAACACTGTTGGGCTAGCTGCACCAACTCTTCCTGCCCGCCATCTGACTGTCCAGTGCTCCCAGAGTGACCCCTGCCCAGAAAAGTCAGTGAACAGGCCTCACACCACGGCTCCGAGGC
This region includes:
- the LOC115640236 gene encoding nck-associated protein 1-like, with translation MEEPAMLRFTIIFPLVCSHFAHGTHPMCPEEYPHLKSCSLGLCNSFLEEIAKQAANCIMEHVPSSANSVSSYCPNTAPPPSARPRTRRPRSSPATRGSRSGTSQGLRARGRTGS